The genomic stretch GGCATCCGAGGCGGGCTTTTGCAAGCCACCTCGTCCTTACTTGGAGAGTCAGCATGCCACGCGGTTCCGGCGGCGGGAGGGCAATCGGGACGGAAAATGCCCTTTGGACGTGACTTTTCGTGCTCTCCATAAGGGGATACTAAGCCGTGTTCATCGGGCTGGCGGCGTGCGCTGCGGGAAGTGACTGTGCCGCCTCCCCCCGCGGCCACCGCGCGTCACCATCGGTTGCACCGCTTGACATCCAATCCGGTTCCCTCCCGTGTTAGAATCTAACGTTTATCTTTCACGTAACACCTTCATTTTTTGGAGTTTTTGATGGCGCTCGAACGCACTTTGTCGATTATCAAACCGGATGCCGTGGCCAAGAATGTCATCGGCCAGATCTACGCCCGCTTCGAAGGTGCCGGCCTGAAGATCGTCGCAGCCAAGATGATCCACCTGTCGCGCGCTGAAGCCGAACAGTTCTACGCTGTGCACAAGGAGCGCCCGTTCTTCAAGGACCTGGTGGACTTCATGATCTCGGGCCCGGTGATGGTGCAGGCGCTGGAAGGCGAAAACGCAATCGCCAAGAACCGTGACCTGATGGGCGCAACCGATCCGAAGAAGGCAGAGAAGGGCACCATCCGCGCCGACTTCGCTGACAGCATCGACGCCAACGCCGTGCACGGTTCGGACGCAGCTGAAACGGCTGCCGTGGAAATTGCGTTCTTCTTCCCGGGCCTGAACATTTACAGCCGCTAAGCGTCAACACTAGACTGGGATTGTGGTTTCGGGTTGCAAGTCATGAGCGATGTGGTGAATCTCCTCGATTTCGACGCACAGGGCCTTCTCGCGTACTGCGAGAGCCTGGGTGAGAAGTCGTTTCGCGCCAAGCAGTTGCAGCGCTGGATTCATCAGTCGGGCGCGTCCGATTTTGGCGAGATGACCGATCTCGCCAAGTCGCTGCGCGAAAAGCTTGCGACCCGCGCCAACATCCAGGCGCCGGCGGTCATTACCGATCACCTTTCGTCGGATGGCACGCGCAAGTGGCTGGTCGACGTGGGGCAGGGCAATGCCGTGGAGACGGTCTACATCCCCGAAGAGACGCGCGGCACGTTGTGCGTATCGTCTCAGGCGGGGTGTGCCGTCAACTGCCGGTTCTGTTCGACCGGCAAGCAGGGTTTCTCGCGCAATCTGAGCACTGGCGAGATCATCGGTCAGCTGTGGATGGCGGAATTCGCAATGCGCAAACAGCTCGGCCGTGGTCCGAAAGACGACCGCGTCATCACCAATGTGGTCATGATGGGCATGGGCGAGCCGCTGCTGAATTACGACGCCGTGGTGCCCGCTCTGGCGCTGATGCTGGACGACAACGCGTATGGCCTTTCACGCCGTCGCGTAACGGTATCCACCTCCGGCGTCGTGCCGATGATGGACCGTCTTGCGCGCGATGTGCCTGTGGCACTTGCCGTGTCGCTGCATGCATCCAATGATGCGCTGCGGGACGTGCTCGTGCCGCTCAACAAGAAGTACCCGCTGGCCGAACTGATGGCTGCTTGCCGCCGCTATCTCGAGTTCGCGCCGCGCGATTTCATCACCTTTGAATACTGCATGCTGGATGGTGTCAACGACACCGTCGAGCATGCCCGTGAACTGCTGCGCGTCGTGGCCGACGTGCCGTGCAAGTTCAACCTGATCCCCTTCAACCCTTTCCCGGAGTCGGGGTTGAAGCGCTCGAACAATGAGCAGATCCGCCGCTTCTCGCAGGTGCTGTTGGATGCTGGCATTGTCACCACCATCCGCAAGACGCGGGGCGATGACATCGATGCCGCTTGCGGTCAGCTCGCTGGCGAGGTCAAAGATCGCACACGCCTGGCCGAGCGCGGGAAGTTCGGCAAGATCGTCGAGATCCCGGTGATCGGGGCCGACTCCACTCACCGCATGGGTACCGCATGAAGCGTTGGTCGACTGCTGTCAGTCTGGTATTCACGCTGGCAGCCGCCGGGTGCGCATTGTCGCCGTCGGTCCAGACACAGACACGAGAAGTCGCGACCGCCCCCGATCAAAAGGCCGACACCGGCCGTCGGGCTGCGATCCGATTACAGCTTGCGACGCAATACTTGGAAGCCGGACAGAACGCGACAGCGCTTGAGGAAATCAAGAATGCCATCGCGATCGATCCGAGCGTCCCGAACGCCTATCACATTCGCGCGCTGGCTTACATGAATCTGGGCCAACGCGAGCAGGCGGATGAGAGTTTTCGCAGCGCTCTGGCGGCAACGCCGCAAGATGGAGACCTGCTGAACAACTACGGCTGGTTCCTGTGCTCGCAAGGCGGCAAGCCGGATCAAGGCATGGCGATGCTGCGCCAAGCCATTGAGGCGCCGGCGGCCGGTAGCCCCGCGAAACCATGGACGAATCTGGGTGTGTGCCAGATGCGTCAAGGTGATCTGGATGGCGCCGAGAAGAGCCTGACACGCGCCACTTACATCGACGCAAACAATCCGCTGACCAACCTGACATTGGCGCAGCTGTACTACAAACGCCGCGAATATTCGCGTGCCATGCCGTTTATCGAACGTGTGAATGGCCGTGGCAATCCGACGGCGGAAAGCCTGTGGCTGGGCGCTCGGATCGCGCGCCGCCTTGGCGACGCTTCGCAGCAGAACGCATGGAGCGCGCAATTGCAGCGTCGCTTCCCCAATGCGCCCGAAGAGGCGGCATTCGAACGAGGAGCCTGGGATGACTGACCGCGACGTGGCAAGCGCAGCCGGCTTTTCTCACGGCGCGGCGCCTGCCTCGAATCCGCCTGCCTCCACTTCGCCGGACCGCGACGATGCGCTGCGCGAGATCGCTGAACGCCTGCGTGCCGGCCGAGAGCGGCAGCGGCTGACGGTCGACGATCTGGCAGGGCGTCTGAAGGTGGCGCCGGGTAAGTTGTCGGCGGTGGAGTCGGCAGATGTCAGTGCATTGCCCGACATGACCTTTACCAAAGGGCTTATCCGTGCCTATGCGCGTGCTCTGCAAGTGGATGTCGATGACCAGCTTGCGCGTTTGAATGCCCGTGCGCCGGTCACCAACATCGGTTTGCGACCCGAAGGCGGGCTGGGTGAATCGTTTTCCGACAAGCCGAGCTTTGCGAAGCGTCGTGGTGGCGGTAGCCGCTGGCTGATTGGCGTGCTCGTTGCGGTGGTTGTGGCGGGTGGAGCGCTGGCTGGTATGGATCGTCTGAAGCAGTGGTTTGCCACGCAAACGGCTGCTACGCAGAACACCGAATCCGCCGGCAAGGAAGCGACTGCCGAGCAAACTCCGCCCGCGCAAGCGGCTCCGGCTCCGGACCAGGCTGCGGCTGAAACACCGGCCGCTTCGATGCCGACACCGTTGACGCCTGTCGCCCCGGCCGCCCCTGCCTCGGGCGTGGTAACTGCGCCGCTTGCGCAGCCGCCAACACTGCCGCGTTCGGATAACGGTGCAGTCCCGGCGCCCACTGCAGCCGCTGCAGCCGCTGCAGGCGCTAAGGCTGCTGTGGTCAACGTCGATGCTCGAGTGACTGCACAGCCTACGGAAACGGCCAAACCGGCTGAACCTGCGGTTGGCGGCGGCACGGTCTCCGTGCGCTTCTCTGGTTCCTCTTGGTATGAAATCAAGGATAAGACCGGCAAGACGCTCGCCAGCGGCATCTCCAAGGAAGGCGACGCGCGCGATTTGACCGGCACGCCGCCGTTCAAGGTTGTCTTCGGGAATGCGGAAGCCGTTGAGTCGCTGGCCGTGGGCGGTGCATCCGTCGATCTTCAAAAATACGCCCGCAATCGCGTGGCGCGGGCTACGTTGCCCTGAACCGTTTTGTAAATGGCGCGTTGCCGCAGGTGGCGCGCCTCGTCTGACCATGGAAATTTCCACGCCTCTCGATTGCGTTCCAGCCTTGGTGGGTCCGCTGCCGCGCCGGAACTCGCGCGCCGCGGAAATCCGCTGGGGTGATCGCGTCGTGCACGTCGGCGGCGCCGCGCCGGTCTGTGTGCAATCGATGACGAATACCGACACGTCGGACGCCATCGGCACGGCAATCCAGGTGAAGGAGCTGGCGCGTGCGGGCTCTGAGTTGGTGCGTATCACAGTGGATACGCCTGCCGCCGCTGCCGCGGTGCCGGCTATTCGCGAGCAGCTCGACCGCATGGGCGTGGATGTACCGCTGGTCGGCGATTTTCACTACAACGGCCACAAGCTGCTGCAGGACTATCCAGAGTGCGCGCAGGCGCTGTCCAAGTACCGGATCAACCCTGGCAACGTCGGGCAAGGCGCAAAGCGCGACACGCAGTTTGCGCAGATGATCGAGATCGCCTGCCGCTACGACAAGCCTGTGCGTATCGGGGTGAACTGGGGCAGCCTCGACCAAGATTTGCTTGCACGGATCATGGACGAGAACGCGCAACGCGCAACGCCATGGGATGCCCGCGCGGTGATGGTCGAGGCGTTGATCACCTCGGCGATTCAGTCCGCACAGAAGGCGGAAGAGCTGGGCTTGCCGGGCAGGCAGATCATCCTGTCGTGCAAAGTCTCGGCGGTACAGGATCTGATTGCGGTGTATCGCGAACTTGCGCGTCGCTGTAACTACGCGTTGCACCTGGGTCTGACCGAGGCCGGTATGGGAAGCAAGGGCATTGTCGCTTCCACGGCGGCCTTGTCGGTGCTCCTGCAGGAAGGCATCGGCGACACCATCCGCATCTCTCTTACGCCCGAGCCGGGTGCGCCGCGCGAGAAGGAAGTCATCGTCGCGCAAGAGATTCTGCAGACCATGGGCCTGCGCAACTTCACACCAATGGTCATTGCATGCCCGGGTTGCGGGCGCACGACCAGCACGGTGTTCCAGGAACTGGCGGCGCGCATCCAGTCGTATTTGCGCGAGCAGATGCCGAAGTGGAAGACGCAGTACCCAGGAGTTGAGGAGATGAATGTGGCCGTGATGGGCTGCATCGTCAACGGGCCAGGCGAGAGCAAGCACGCCAACATCGGCATCTCGCTCCCGGGCACGGGCGAATCGCCTGCGGCGCCGGTATTCGTTGACGGGGTGAAAGTAAAAACGCTGCGCGGCGAACGCATTACAGAGGAATTCCAGACGATCGTCGACGAATACGTGCGGACGCATTACGGCCCACAGGCTCCGGCGATTGTCTGAAACGGCATCAGGCTTCGAACCCGGAGCCGAAGTAGGAAACGACCGGCCGGCCCCGCATGCAGCTAAATGCGAGAGGCCGGTCTTCAAGTGACATCATGAGCGATACACAAAAACAACGCGTGCAGAAGATCGCCGGCGTCAAAGGCATGAACGACCTGTTGCCCAGTGACGCCCCGCTGTGGGAGCACTTTGACAACGCCGTACGCAGCATGCTCCGCGCCTATGGCTACCAGCAGATTCGCACGCCGATCGTAGAGCAGACGCAATTGTTTGTGCGTGGCATTGGCGAGGTGACGGACATCGTCGAGAAAGAGATGTACACCTTTACCGATGCGTTGAACGGCGAGCAGCTGACCATGCGCCCGGAAGGCACCGCTGCCGCCGTGCGCGCAGTGATCGAGCACAACCTGCTGTACGACGGTCCGAAGCGCCTGTGGTACACCGGCCCGATGTTCCGCCACGAGCGTCCGCAGCGTGGACGCTATCGCCAGTTCCATCAGGTGGGCGTGGAAGCGCTAGGCTTTGCTGGCCCCGATATCGACGCAGAAGTCATCCTGATGTGCCAGCGGCTGTGGGACGACCTCGGCCTGGTCGGCCTAAAGCTGGAGTTGAACTCGCTCGGTCAGGCGGATGAGCGCGCTGCACACCGCGCCGATCTCATCAAATATCTGGAAGGCTTCCAGGACATTCTGGATGAGGACGGCAAGCGCCGCCTGTACAGCAATCCGCTGCGCGTGCTCGACACCAAGAACCCGGCGCTGCAGGACATGGCGGCAGGCGCGCCCAAGCTGATCGACTACCTGGGCGACGAATCGCGTGCGCACTTCGAAGGCGTGCAGAAGTTGCTGAAGGCGAACAACATTCCGTTCACCATCAACCCGCGTCTGGTGCGCGGCTTGGATTACTACAACCTCACCGTCTTTGAGTGGACGACCGACAAGCTGGGCGCGCAAGGCACCGTGGCCGGCGGCGGCCGCTACGACCCGCTGATCGAGCAGATCGGCGGTAAGCCGGCCCCCGCATGCGGCTGGGCGATGGGCGTCGAGCGCATCATCGAGCTGCTGCGCGAAGAAAAGCTTGAGCCAGAAGCGCAGGGCTGCGACGTCTACATCGTCCATCAGGGTGATGAGGCGCAGGTGCAGGCGCTGATCGCCGCAGAGCGACTGCGCGACGCCGGCCTCGACGTCATTCTTCACGCCTCGCCGGAAGGGCGCAACGGTAGCTTCAAGTCGCAGTTCAAGCGCGCTGACGCAAGTGGCGCCTCCTATGCGGTTATCATTGGCGACGATGAAGTCACCCAAGGTGTTGCGCAGATCAAGCCGCTGCGTGGTGATCCGGCCGCGGATGCCCAGCAGACCGTGCCGTCGGACCAGCTGGTCGACCGCCTGATCGATGCCATGGTGGCCAACAACGACTAACCGCGGCAGTGCATTCGCCAGCGAACGACCGCGATTCACCTCTAATATTCAAGCTCTGCAAAGCATGGCCTACGATCTCGAAGAACAGGAACAGATAGAGAGTCTCAAGCACTGGTGGCGTGATAACGGCAACGTAATCACGTGGATCGCCATTGTGGTGCTGCTGGCCGTGGCAGGCTGGTTCGGCTGGAAGAATTGGGAGCGTAAGCAAGCGGGCGAAGCGTCCGTGCTGTATGAGCAGGTACAGAAGGCCGTTGATGGCAAAGACGCTGAGAAGATCAAGCGTGCCGCCACGGATATGGAAGACAAGTTCGGCGGCACGGCATATGCGCAGATGACCGCGTTGGCGACCGCGAAGGCGCTGTACGAAGCCAACGATGCAGCGGGTGCAAAAGCGCAACTGCAATGGGCAGTTGGTCATGCACGCGACGATGAGTACAAGGCGCTGGCCAAGCTGCGCCTGGCGGGGCTCCTGCTCGACGAGAAAGCCTACGATCAGGGCATCGCGCTAGTCTCCGGTGATATTTCGCCGGCTTTCGCCGCGCTGTACGCCGATCGCCGCGGTGACCTTCTTGCCGCGCAGAACAAGAACGAAGATGCCCGCGCTGCTTACAAGCTGGCGTTGGAAAAGTTCGGTCCGGCTGATGCTTCGGCTCGCCAGATCGTGCAGTTCAAGCTGGATGCGCTGGGCGGTGCCTGATTGGCGTAACCCGAGCAATTCAACGCATAACAAAAAGGATCCCGATTTCATGATTCACGCACTTGAGCAGGGTGGTGTCACGCGCGGTGTTGCCCAGGCAGCACGCGTGGCAGTGCTGGCACTGACGGCGACGGCTGTCCTTGGCGGTTGCTCGCTGTTCAGCAGCAAGACAAAGCATGAGCCGGCCAAGCTGAAGGAAGTTCAGCAAGTGTTGGCCGTGCGCCAGGTCTGGAGCGTGAGCGTCGGGAAGAGTGGCCGCTACGTGATGCAGCCGGCCGTGGCGGGCAACAACGTCTACGTGTCGGCCGCCGGCGGAACCGTGACCGCCCTGGATGGCGCCACCGGACGCACGGTGTGGCAAGGCAAGGCCGATGTGGACTTGACCTCCGGCCCGGGCAGCGATGGCACGCTGACGGCAGTGGCAGGTGAGAAGGGCGCAGTCATTGCGTTCGACGAAAAGGGCGCGCAAAAGTGGAAGGTCGCTGTCAACGGTGAAGTTCTGACCGCGCCGCTGGTGGGTCAGGGGCTGGTGATTGTTCGTACGACGGACGGTCGCGTCCTGGGGCTGGACCCCAGCAACGGCGAGCGCAAGTGGATCTACCAGCGTTCGCCCTCGGCGCTGAACCTGCGCAGCAGCCTGCCGATGGTTTTTGCCGGCGATAACGTCATCCTCGGTTTTGCGGGTGGCAAGCTGGGTGCGGTTTCGGCCAGCAATGGCGCGCTGCGCTGGGAAGCCGCTGTGTCGTATCCGCGCGGTGTATCGGAGATCGAGCGTCTGAACGACGTGACTGGAGCGCCGTCGATCAGCGGTTCACAAGTCTGCGCAGCCAGCTTCCAAGGGCGGGTGGCGTGTTTCGATACGAGCACTGGCGCACCGCGCTGGGGACGAGATTTCTCGTCGCCGAGCGGTGTGACGCAAGAGGATGATGGACTGTTCGCCGCTGACGAAAAGTCGGTGGTCTACGGTTTTAACGCACAGAACGGCGCCGATCTTTGGAAGAACGACGCCCTTCTTTGGCGCGACCTCGGCACGCCGCTGGCCTTCGGTCGCGCGGTCATTGTGGGCGATTCCGAAGGCTGGCTACATTTCCTGTCGCGCGACGACGGCAAGTTCGTGGCCCGCGTAAAGACCGACAGCAGCGCCATTGGCGCGGCGCCCGTGGTGGTGGGCCAGACGCTGGTCGTGCAGACCCGCGGTGGCGGCGTCTACGGCTATCTGCCAAAGTAACATTGGCCGCCTTGGTCCGAAGGGGCTGCGGCGGCACACGCATCACATCGGGGCGGCAGCGCCGCCTTGAACTTGCGCCCGCGTATTCCGCGGGCGTCTTGCATCTGTGTCACCAGGCATTCAGCCGTGCAGATGCCAACCGCAGTTGCAACAATCAGAATTTGCCGTGGCGCTATTCGCGTGCGGCACACAAGCATGAAACCAGTCATTGCCCTTGTAGGGCGGCCGAATGTCGGCAAATCGACCCTCTTCAACCGTCTGACGCGCTCGCGTGACGCGTTGGTTGCGGATATTCCGGGCCTGACGCGCGATCGCCACTACGGCGAAGGCCGGGTCGGCGACCGTCCGTTCATCGCCATCGATACCGGCGGCTTCGAACCCGTGGCCAAGGATGGCATCGTTGCAGAAATGGCCAAGCAGACGCGCCAAGCTGTGGTCGAGGCCGATGTCGTGATTTTCATCGTCGACGGCCGACTCGGGTTGGCGCCACAAGATCGGGTGATTGCCGACTACCTGCGCAAAACCGGGCGTCGCATCCTTCTGGCCGTCAACAAGGCCGAGGGCATGCGCTACACGGCTGTCGCCAGCGATTTCTATGAACTGGGCCTGGGCGATCCGGCTGCCATCTCGGCCGCGCATGGCGATGGAGTCAATGACCTTGTGGCGGAGGCGCTTGACCTCGCATTTGCGGAGCGTCCGGAGCTTGCCGAGGCAGCTGACGCGCACGACCATGGCACTCGCATCGCCATCGTTGGCCGTCCGAACGTAGGCAAGTCGACGCTTGTGAATGCGCTGATCGGCGAAGAGCGCGTGATCGCCTTCGATATGCCGGGCACCACGCGCGATGCCATCTACGTGGACTTCGAGCGTAACGGCAAACCTTACACGCTTATCGATACGGCGGGCTTGCGCAAGCGTGGCAAGGTGTTCGAGGCCATTGAGAAGTTCTCGGTGGTGAAGACGCTGCAATCCATTGCAGATGCCAACGTGGTCGTGCTGATCCTCGATGCGCAGCAGGATATTTCCGATCAGGACGCGCATATCGCCGGCTTCATCGTCGAATCCGGCCGCGCGCTGGTGATCGGTGTGAACAAGTGGGATGGCCTGACCGGGCATGCCCGCGATCGTATCAAGCACGATATGGAGCGCAAGCTTCAGTTCCTGTCGTTCGCCAACGTGCATTACATTTCCGCCAAGGAGCGCACTGGCATTGGCGCGCTGATGAAGTCCGTGGACGCCGCTTATGCTGCCGCCATGGTCAAGCTGCCCACGCCAAAGCTCACGCGCGTGTTGATGGAGGCGGTCGAGTACCAGCAGCCGCGACGCGCAGGTGTTTCGCGCCCCAAGCTGCGCTACGCGCACCAGGGCGGTTCCAACCCGCCAATCGTGGTGGTTCACGGCAATGCGCTGTCGAATATTCCCGAAACCTATCGCCGCTACTTGGAGGGGCGCTTCCGCGAAGCCTTCCAACTGAAAGGCACACCGCTGCGGATCGAATTTCGTACGAACAAAAATCCGTACGCCCAATCCAACGACTGAGCACCGCGCGGGCGGTGCTCGACAGCGGGAGCGTGTGACGCGGGGCAGTCGAACGGAGGATGACCAAAAAGGCCGAGCCATTTCATATGGCGGGGTCATCGGTTTTCCGTTTGCTTTCCCTGATTTCTAAGGCTAAATTCTCGAGACATGGCGCTTGGTGTCTGCAAATCCAGGCGCCATTGGCGTCATTTGGACGCGTCTGGCTGACTCTTTTGACGAACTTTTTTTGCGTCGACTGCTTGAACCCGGGCTTCCGAGCCCCATAACCCATCACTAAACCTATAAATCTGGAGTGTGCCATGAGCAACAAAGGGCAATTGCTACAAGACCCGTTTCTGAATGCGCTGCGTAAGGAGCATGTGCCGGTGTCGATCTACCTCGTCAACGGTATCAAGCTGCAAGGCAACATCGAGTCGTTCGACCAATACGTCGTGCTCCTGCGTAACACCGTGACGCAGATGGTGTACAAGCATGCGATCTCCACCGTGGTGCCGGCCCGTGCCGTGAATTTCCGCGTGGACGAAACGCCTGACGCCTGATTCTGCCTCGCTCCCGCCGCCCTCTGCGCGGCGGGACGCACCCACCCCGTTTCTCCCTTCCTTATTTCCCCGTTTGGCATCCCATCCCACCTCCAGCTCGGAGCCGACGCGCGCTATTTTGGTCGCCGTCGATTTCGGCAAACACGATTTTCAGGAAAGTTTGAGCGAACTGGCGCTGCTGGCCTCCACGGCCGGTTCTGAACCGGTGCGCGCGGTCACGGGCAAGCGTTCCAGGCCCGACGCTGCGTTGTTCATCGGGGCTGGCAAGGCCGAAGAGGTGAAGATCGCCGCAGATGAGGAAGACGCGGAGATCGTCATCTTCAACCACGCGCTCAGCCCCGCTCAGCAGCGTAACCTCGAACGCTTTTTCGGGCGCCACGTGGTGGACCGGACCGGCCTCATCCTCGACATCTTCAGCCAGCGCGCGCAGAGCCACGTCGGCAAGGTGCAGGTGGAGCTAGCACGCGTGCGGTACCAGGCGGCCCGTCTGGTCCGTGCATGGAGCCACTTGGAGCGTCAGAAGGGCGGTGTCGGCTTGCGCGGCGGCCCGGGCGAGCGTCAGCTCGAACTGGACCGCCGGATGCTGGATGAGCGTGCCAAGCGTCTGTCGTCCGAATTGGACAAACTCCAACGTCAGCATGACACGCAGCGCCGTTCGCGCAGCCGCAACGACGCATTTTCTGTCTCCCTGGTCGGCTATACCAATGCCGGTAAATCGACGCTCTTCAACGCGCTGACCAAGGCACGCGCGTACGCTGCCAACCAATTGTTCGCCACGCTGGACACCACCTCCCGCCGGCTGTACCTCGAGGGGCTGGGCAATGTGGTCCTGTCGGATACGGTGGGTTTTATCCGTGATTTGCCGACGCAGCTGGTGGCCGCCTTCCGCGCCACGTTGGAAGAAACCGTGCACGCCGACGTGCTGCTGCACGTGGTGGACGCCGCCAGCACCGTCAAGCACGAGCAGATGGAGCAGGTCGATCGCGTGCTGGATGAAATCGACGCCAGCGGCATCCCGCAAATTTTGGTGATGAACAAGATCGACGCGGCGGAGGAGCTGCGTGCTGCCGGTCCGCGCATCGAGCGCGACGAAACGGGTGCCGTGCGGCGCGTGTTCGTCTCTGCCATCGAGGGCACCGGGCTTGATCTCTTGCGCGAGGCGCTGGTCGAGACCGCAATCCGGCTGCGTGAGCACCCCGCGTCGCATGGCGGCGATTTCGATCCGCGCTTCGATACTCGCCGGGATCTGCTGCCGGAGCACCGTGACGAACTGTCGCAAAGCTTGCCGAGCAGCGGTTCTTCCGCCAAAGGTGACGAAGAGGGCTGATAGAATGGCCCGCTACTTCTCCATAGTCAGACAATCAGGACAAGCCCGACCGCTCATGCCCGAGATTTCGACCCAGTCTTCTTCCATGGCCTCGCCGCGCCCGGCGCGAGGTTTGTGGCACCGCCTGCGTGTGCTGCTTTCGCTGAACGATCCGCGCTGGGGTCGCGGCGATGACAACAACGCCGAGCGCGAAGACAAAGACGAGCCGAAGCGCCAAAGCAAGCCGCCCCAGGATGGCCCGCCCGACCTTGACGAGTTGTGGCGCGACTTCAATCGCCGTCTGAACAACCTGTTTGGACGCAAAGATAGCGGTAACGGAAACGACGGCCCCACGCCGCTGCGTCCGGGTAGCGGCCGCGGTGGCTCTGGCTTGGGTGTCGGCGTCCTGCTGGCAGTGCTCGTGGGCCTGTGGCTGGCCAGCGGTTTCTTCATCGTTCAGGAAGGCCAGACTGGCGTGATCCTGCAGTTCGGTCGTTTCAAGTATTTGGCAACGCCGGGTATCAACTGGCGCCTGCCGTATCCGATCGAATCGCACGAG from Ralstonia pickettii encodes the following:
- the der gene encoding ribosome biogenesis GTPase Der, with amino-acid sequence MKPVIALVGRPNVGKSTLFNRLTRSRDALVADIPGLTRDRHYGEGRVGDRPFIAIDTGGFEPVAKDGIVAEMAKQTRQAVVEADVVIFIVDGRLGLAPQDRVIADYLRKTGRRILLAVNKAEGMRYTAVASDFYELGLGDPAAISAAHGDGVNDLVAEALDLAFAERPELAEAADAHDHGTRIAIVGRPNVGKSTLVNALIGEERVIAFDMPGTTRDAIYVDFERNGKPYTLIDTAGLRKRGKVFEAIEKFSVVKTLQSIADANVVVLILDAQQDISDQDAHIAGFIVESGRALVIGVNKWDGLTGHARDRIKHDMERKLQFLSFANVHYISAKERTGIGALMKSVDAAYAAAMVKLPTPKLTRVLMEAVEYQQPRRAGVSRPKLRYAHQGGSNPPIVVVHGNALSNIPETYRRYLEGRFREAFQLKGTPLRIEFRTNKNPYAQSND
- the hfq gene encoding RNA chaperone Hfq, with protein sequence MSNKGQLLQDPFLNALRKEHVPVSIYLVNGIKLQGNIESFDQYVVLLRNTVTQMVYKHAISTVVPARAVNFRVDETPDA
- the hflX gene encoding GTPase HflX, with protein sequence MASHPTSSSEPTRAILVAVDFGKHDFQESLSELALLASTAGSEPVRAVTGKRSRPDAALFIGAGKAEEVKIAADEEDAEIVIFNHALSPAQQRNLERFFGRHVVDRTGLILDIFSQRAQSHVGKVQVELARVRYQAARLVRAWSHLERQKGGVGLRGGPGERQLELDRRMLDERAKRLSSELDKLQRQHDTQRRSRSRNDAFSVSLVGYTNAGKSTLFNALTKARAYAANQLFATLDTTSRRLYLEGLGNVVLSDTVGFIRDLPTQLVAAFRATLEETVHADVLLHVVDAASTVKHEQMEQVDRVLDEIDASGIPQILVMNKIDAAEELRAAGPRIERDETGAVRRVFVSAIEGTGLDLLREALVETAIRLREHPASHGGDFDPRFDTRRDLLPEHRDELSQSLPSSGSSAKGDEEG